One segment of Stenotrophomonas sp. SAU14A_NAIMI4_8 DNA contains the following:
- the rplF gene encoding 50S ribosomal protein L6 yields MSRVAKKPVDLGKVELNVQSESVTVKGPKGTLSLPKPAGIAINVENGVATLSTENADLIPLTGTVRAILSNMVKGVSEGFERKLELVGVGYRAAMQGKDLSLSLGFSHPVVFVAPEGITITTPTQTEILVQGADKQVVGEVAAKIRAFRKPEPYKGKGVKYSDEVIIRKEAKKA; encoded by the coding sequence ATGTCCCGCGTAGCCAAGAAGCCCGTCGACCTGGGTAAGGTTGAACTGAACGTCCAGTCCGAATCCGTCACCGTCAAGGGCCCGAAGGGCACCCTGTCGCTGCCGAAGCCGGCCGGCATTGCCATCAACGTCGAGAACGGCGTTGCCACCCTGAGCACCGAGAATGCGGATCTGATCCCGCTGACCGGTACCGTCCGCGCCATCCTGTCCAACATGGTCAAGGGTGTTTCCGAAGGCTTCGAGCGCAAGCTGGAGCTGGTCGGCGTGGGTTACCGTGCTGCCATGCAGGGCAAGGACCTGAGCCTGTCGCTCGGTTTCTCGCACCCGGTGGTGTTCGTTGCTCCGGAAGGCATCACCATCACCACCCCGACCCAGACCGAGATCCTGGTCCAGGGCGCCGACAAGCAGGTCGTTGGTGAAGTTGCCGCCAAGATCCGTGCGTTCCGCAAGCCGGAACCGTACAAGGGCAAGGGCGTGAAGTACTCCGACGAAGTCATCATCCGTAAGGAAGCCAAGAAGGCCTAA